A part of Mycolicibacterium sp. TUM20985 genomic DNA contains:
- a CDS encoding DUF1942 domain-containing protein translates to MENKILAGAVAAAAVVLSIGAAPPALATANIQVVGIEETLGDPNGPEIAYTVTKILPSADAVAYPVAGQLYEASVMARATRGTAVPVVPFFNARAEGGANYPALAAVSSLSGAPLAEGATANGKIYFDVVGDVPNSVVYNNGPEDLLAWIQPVAGPAASGEGSTGGDASGGGGAEGVTGSTGPNDVAPQTSGGEAGNTGQDGTEGGGGNLDSGGGSGAPDGDTGGGGSGG, encoded by the coding sequence ATGGAGAACAAGATCTTGGCGGGAGCCGTTGCGGCCGCCGCAGTCGTGTTGAGCATCGGTGCCGCGCCGCCGGCGTTGGCGACGGCCAATATCCAGGTCGTCGGTATCGAAGAGACGTTGGGGGACCCGAACGGCCCGGAGATCGCCTATACGGTCACCAAGATCTTGCCGAGCGCCGACGCCGTCGCATACCCGGTCGCGGGCCAGTTGTACGAGGCCTCGGTCATGGCCAGGGCGACCCGGGGCACGGCTGTTCCCGTCGTGCCATTCTTCAACGCCCGCGCCGAGGGTGGAGCCAACTACCCGGCGCTTGCAGCAGTCTCCAGCCTCAGTGGAGCGCCGTTGGCGGAGGGCGCCACCGCGAACGGCAAGATCTATTTCGACGTCGTCGGCGACGTACCCAACAGCGTCGTCTACAACAACGGGCCCGAGGACCTGCTGGCCTGGATCCAGCCGGTGGCTGGCCCTGCCGCGAGCGGTGAGGGCTCGACTGGCGGTGATGCGAGCGGCGGCGGCGGTGCCGAAGGAGTGACGGGTTCGACGGGGCCCAATGACGTCGCCCCGCAGACCTCCGGCGGTGAAGCCGGCAACACGGGTCAAGACGGCACCGAGGGCGGTGGCGGCAACCTCGACTCTGGCGGCGGCTCCGGTGCGCCCGATGGCGACACGGGCGGTGGCGGCAGCGGCGGTTAA
- a CDS encoding dienelactone hydrolase family protein, translated as MADIELPIQGEGLPGYLATPSGTGPWPAVVVLHEVFGLNDDIRRITDRFAANGYLAFAPALFQRGHKPLCIVGAFRSLATGSGSTVDDILAAADYLRADERTTGKIGSAGFCMGGGFCLLLADRGVFDAIAPNYGPFPPATGVPGRSCPIVASYGADDRLLPGAAAKLEEGLAPSEVPRDIKEYPGAGHSFMNEWGTPSPLRIVERIAGLHHSAPQAEDAWQRILEFFEVHLR; from the coding sequence ATGGCCGACATCGAACTGCCGATCCAGGGTGAAGGCTTGCCCGGATACTTGGCCACCCCGTCGGGAACCGGGCCGTGGCCCGCCGTCGTCGTGCTCCACGAAGTCTTCGGTCTGAACGACGACATTCGGCGGATCACCGACCGATTCGCCGCCAATGGCTACCTGGCATTTGCTCCGGCGCTCTTTCAACGGGGCCATAAACCACTGTGCATCGTCGGCGCCTTCCGATCACTTGCAACGGGTTCCGGTTCGACGGTCGATGACATCCTCGCCGCGGCCGACTACCTGCGGGCCGACGAGAGGACCACGGGGAAGATCGGATCGGCGGGCTTCTGCATGGGCGGCGGCTTCTGCCTGCTGCTCGCCGACCGCGGGGTGTTCGACGCCATCGCACCGAACTACGGACCATTCCCGCCGGCGACCGGCGTACCCGGGCGCTCCTGTCCCATCGTCGCCAGTTACGGCGCCGACGACCGACTTCTGCCAGGCGCCGCCGCCAAGCTGGAGGAAGGCCTTGCTCCGAGTGAGGTGCCACGTGACATCAAGGAGTATCCGGGCGCCGGCCACAGCTTCATGAACGAGTGGGGCACGCCCTCTCCGTTACGGATCGTGGAACGCATTGCCGGATTGCATCATTCAGCGCCTCAGGCCGAGGACGCATGGCAGCGGATACTCGAGTTCTTCGAGGTCCACCTTCGATGA
- a CDS encoding lysophospholipid acyltransferase family protein — MTDDQRDQGVPGPPTARTLSRLLRMLEPARRIINPKVYGVENLPERGALLVGNHTLIGLIDAPLLCAELWERGIRVRVLGNHAHFKLPGWRDLLFAAGVVPGTPAIADELMRRGETLLVFPGGGREVAKRKGEKYQLIWENRMGFARLAAAHEYPIVPFATVGAEDALDILVDTDHPLLAPVQRLFERVSGSPDFFPIVRGIGPTPIPRPERQYYWFGEPIDTAGVTTTDDRAVGCIRDRTKTAIEQGITFLLDEQRVDPNRALFKRLLGPERRR, encoded by the coding sequence GTGACCGACGACCAGCGGGACCAGGGCGTGCCCGGTCCTCCCACGGCAAGGACCCTCAGCCGGCTGCTGCGGATGCTCGAGCCAGCGCGCAGGATCATCAACCCGAAGGTCTACGGCGTCGAGAACCTGCCCGAGCGCGGCGCGCTACTGGTGGGCAACCACACGCTGATCGGGCTGATCGATGCGCCGCTGCTGTGCGCCGAACTGTGGGAACGCGGAATCCGAGTGCGCGTCCTGGGCAACCACGCCCACTTCAAGCTCCCCGGGTGGCGCGATCTCCTCTTCGCCGCCGGCGTCGTACCGGGTACCCCGGCAATCGCCGACGAGCTCATGCGTCGAGGGGAGACCCTGCTCGTCTTCCCCGGCGGCGGCCGCGAGGTGGCCAAGCGCAAAGGTGAGAAGTATCAACTGATTTGGGAGAACCGAATGGGGTTCGCCCGTCTCGCGGCCGCACACGAGTACCCCATCGTCCCCTTCGCCACGGTCGGCGCCGAGGACGCGCTCGACATCCTGGTCGACACTGACCATCCCCTACTCGCCCCCGTCCAACGGCTCTTCGAGAGGGTCTCGGGCAGTCCCGACTTCTTCCCCATCGTCCGCGGTATCGGGCCGACGCCGATCCCCCGCCCGGAGCGGCAGTACTACTGGTTCGGCGAACCCATCGACACCGCGGGCGTCACGACCACCGACGATCGCGCCGTCGGATGCATCCGCGATCGAACGAAGACGGCGATCGAGCAGGGCATCACCTTCCTGCTCGACGAGCAGCGGGTGGACCCCAACCGGGCGCTGTTCAAGCGGCTGCTCGGCCCGGAACGGCGGCGATGA
- a CDS encoding flavin-containing monooxygenase, translated as MRSRERAVERVVIVGAGPCGLALARQLKHQRGVDALVLDRAAGPASSWRQRYDGFRLNTCGYWSHLPGQRMPRRHGRWPRRDDMVDYFDDYVARQGLRLRLNATVTRLDRYPRGWRVTTDHEILTATTVVVATGNYHTPKLPRWPGMEQFTGQLVHSADYRSASSFLGRDVLVVGSGNSATDIVLQLTDGVASRVRMAVRTPPHLVPRAVAGIPVDAFSDVFVHLPVAVLDRAAALMRKVWLGDLSAQGLPAPRQGIYSALLEDRRIPTLGDALVPKVEDGSIEVVASVEAFSGDGVVLSDGTVLRPDVVIAATGYEKGLDAMVGHLGVLDRDGGPLTNGIPSAAEGLWFAGYVEPLIGPLRSFRRQASGLAGDLAAYLAAAD; from the coding sequence GTGCGGTCACGCGAACGAGCCGTTGAGCGGGTCGTCATCGTCGGCGCGGGCCCGTGCGGACTGGCCCTCGCTCGCCAGCTGAAGCATCAGCGGGGTGTCGACGCGCTGGTGCTGGACCGTGCGGCTGGCCCGGCGTCGTCGTGGCGGCAGCGCTACGACGGCTTTCGGTTGAACACGTGCGGATACTGGTCACATCTTCCGGGTCAGCGTATGCCCCGTCGTCACGGGCGGTGGCCGAGGCGTGACGACATGGTCGACTACTTCGACGATTACGTGGCGCGCCAGGGACTACGGTTGCGCTTGAATGCGACGGTCACCCGCCTGGACCGCTACCCGCGCGGGTGGCGTGTCACGACTGACCACGAAATACTAACTGCCACAACAGTAGTCGTGGCCACCGGTAACTATCACACCCCGAAGCTGCCGCGGTGGCCCGGCATGGAGCAGTTCACCGGGCAGCTAGTGCACTCGGCGGACTACCGAAGTGCCAGCTCGTTCCTCGGTCGCGACGTCTTGGTCGTCGGCTCCGGGAATTCGGCTACCGACATCGTCCTTCAACTCACTGACGGCGTCGCCAGCCGAGTCCGCATGGCCGTGCGTACTCCACCCCACCTCGTCCCGCGAGCCGTCGCCGGTATCCCCGTCGACGCGTTCAGCGACGTCTTCGTTCATCTGCCGGTAGCCGTTCTCGACCGAGCCGCCGCGCTGATGCGCAAGGTGTGGTTGGGCGATCTCAGTGCGCAAGGTCTCCCAGCGCCCCGCCAAGGGATCTACAGTGCGCTACTCGAGGACAGACGCATACCGACCCTCGGCGATGCCTTGGTGCCGAAGGTCGAAGATGGCAGCATCGAAGTCGTCGCTTCCGTCGAGGCGTTCAGCGGGGACGGCGTGGTGTTGTCGGACGGAACCGTACTACGGCCCGACGTGGTGATCGCCGCTACCGGGTATGAGAAGGGCCTCGACGCAATGGTCGGCCACCTGGGAGTGCTCGATCGTGACGGCGGACCTCTGACCAACGGAATCCCAAGCGCCGCAGAGGGACTGTGGTTCGCCGGATACGTCGAGCCGTTGATCGGGCCGCTACGGTCCTTCCGGCGACAAGCCTCTGGCCTCGCGGGCGATCTCGCCGCATACCTCGCCGCCGCCGACTGA